In the genome of Desulfuromonadales bacterium, one region contains:
- the lpxD gene encoding UDP-3-O-(3-hydroxymyristoyl)glucosamine N-acyltransferase, whose protein sequence is MATLGELAELVGGTVVGDADLSIRRVASIAEAQTEEITFVANPKYLPLLQETRASAVIAAPGVEAPHLSVLVCRNPYLAFAKILTYLQVQRPSPQGVMAGAWVHPSASLGEGITVHPGCVVGENVTIGTGTILYPGVIVYADVVIGEDCTLHAGVIVREGCRIGNRVILQPSAVIGADGFGFAPDGARYYKIPQVGIVELEDDVEIGACSCVDRAALGVTRIRRGVKIDNLVQIGHNVVVGEDTVIVAQVGVAGSTEIGRHCTFGGQAGTAGHIKIGDNVMVGGQSGVTGSVGPNQVLSGTPVMPHREWLKASMSFARLPELRKDVTRMKRQLEELEMLIKER, encoded by the coding sequence GTGGCAACGCTCGGGGAGTTGGCCGAACTGGTAGGGGGGACCGTTGTCGGCGATGCGGATCTCAGCATACGGCGCGTTGCCTCGATTGCCGAGGCACAGACTGAGGAGATTACCTTCGTCGCCAATCCCAAATACCTGCCTTTATTGCAGGAGACGCGGGCGTCGGCGGTCATTGCTGCCCCGGGTGTCGAGGCCCCCCATCTCTCCGTGCTCGTCTGCCGCAACCCTTATCTGGCTTTTGCCAAGATCCTTACCTATCTGCAGGTTCAGCGCCCGTCCCCGCAGGGAGTGATGGCCGGCGCCTGGGTGCATCCGAGCGCCAGTCTCGGCGAAGGAATCACGGTTCATCCCGGCTGCGTCGTCGGCGAAAACGTCACCATCGGTACGGGGACGATTCTCTATCCCGGTGTTATCGTCTATGCCGATGTCGTGATTGGCGAGGATTGCACTCTGCACGCCGGAGTCATCGTGCGTGAAGGTTGCCGGATCGGCAACCGGGTCATTCTGCAGCCTTCGGCGGTGATCGGCGCCGATGGCTTCGGGTTCGCCCCGGACGGCGCCCGTTATTATAAAATTCCGCAGGTCGGCATCGTCGAGCTCGAAGACGACGTTGAAATCGGCGCCTGCTCCTGCGTCGACCGGGCCGCCCTTGGGGTCACCCGGATTCGGCGCGGGGTGAAAATCGACAATCTGGTTCAGATCGGACACAACGTTGTGGTTGGTGAGGACACCGTCATTGTTGCCCAGGTGGGTGTTGCCGGCAGCACCGAGATCGGCAGGCACTGCACCTTCGGTGGCCAGGCAGGAACGGCCGGCCATATCAAGATTGGCGACAATGTGATGGTTGGCGGCCAGAGCGGCGTGACCGGCAGCGTCGGCCCGAATCAGGTTCTCTCCGGCACTCCGGTGATGCCGCATAGGGAGTGGCTCAAGGCATCCATGAGTTTTGCCCGGCTCCCTGAGCTGCGCAAGGATGTCACCCGCATGAAACGCCAACTCGAAGAGCTTGAGATGCTGATCAAGGAGAGGTAG
- the fabZ gene encoding 3-hydroxyacyl-ACP dehydratase FabZ produces MVLNTHDIMKMLPHRYPFLLVDRIVELEEGKRVVGIKNVTINEPFFQGHFPGHPIMPGVLIIEAMAQVGGVFAMLTDKISDDKVTYFAGIDNARFRKPVVPGDVLRLELELINCRRGLYCFQGKAYVGDTLVAEAELKATFASR; encoded by the coding sequence ATGGTTCTCAATACGCATGACATCATGAAAATGCTGCCCCACCGTTATCCCTTTCTCCTGGTTGACCGTATCGTCGAATTGGAGGAGGGCAAGCGGGTGGTGGGAATCAAAAACGTCACCATCAACGAGCCTTTTTTTCAGGGGCATTTCCCCGGGCACCCGATCATGCCGGGTGTGCTTATCATCGAAGCGATGGCCCAGGTCGGCGGCGTCTTCGCCATGCTTACCGACAAGATTAGCGATGATAAAGTGACCTACTTCGCCGGAATCGATAATGCCCGTTTCCGCAAGCCGGTTGTCCCTGGAGATGTGCTGCGCCTTGAGTTGGAACTGATAAACTGTCGCCGTGGCCTCTACTGTTTCCAGGGCAAGGCCTACGTCGGTGACACTCTCGTGGCCGAGGCCGAACTCAAAGCCACTTTCGCTTCCCGTTAG
- the lpxA gene encoding acyl-ACP--UDP-N-acetylglucosamine O-acyltransferase produces MIHPTAIVHPSARIDDGVQIAPFAVIGEHVAIAAGTTVGPHAVIEGWTEIGRDNQIFQFASVGAAPQDLKFHGEKTTLRLGDRNIVREFVTLHRGTESGGGETVIGNDNLFLAYSHVAHDCHVGSRVILSNGANLAGHVQVDDFAILSGLCAVHQFTRIGAHAMVAGGAMVNQDVAPYTIVQGDRAKTVGINLVGLQRRGFSDEAVRTIKKAYKLVFRSRLRLEDALDKIAQDLGEGPELNVFTDFIRQSQRGIAR; encoded by the coding sequence ATGATCCATCCAACTGCCATAGTCCATCCCTCTGCCCGCATCGATGATGGTGTTCAAATTGCACCATTTGCTGTAATCGGGGAACATGTGGCCATCGCCGCGGGTACCACTGTCGGTCCGCACGCCGTGATCGAAGGGTGGACGGAAATAGGCCGCGACAACCAGATATTTCAGTTCGCCTCGGTCGGCGCCGCACCGCAGGACCTCAAGTTCCACGGTGAGAAAACCACCCTGCGTCTCGGCGATCGCAATATTGTCCGCGAATTCGTCACCCTGCACCGTGGTACCGAGAGCGGTGGGGGCGAGACGGTTATCGGCAACGACAACCTGTTTCTTGCCTATTCCCATGTCGCGCATGACTGTCACGTTGGCAGCAGGGTTATTCTTTCGAACGGCGCCAATCTGGCCGGACATGTTCAGGTGGATGACTTCGCCATTCTCAGCGGACTTTGTGCAGTCCACCAGTTCACCCGCATTGGCGCCCATGCCATGGTCGCCGGGGGAGCCATGGTCAACCAGGATGTCGCACCCTACACCATCGTTCAGGGGGACCGGGCTAAAACCGTGGGTATCAATCTCGTTGGCTTGCAGCGCCGCGGTTTTTCGGACGAAGCTGTTCGCACCATCAAGAAGGCCTACAAGCTGGTTTTCCGTTCCAGACTGCGGCTCGAGGATGCTCTCGATAAAATTGCCCAGGACCTTGGCGAAGGACCGGAACTCAATGTCTTTACCGACTTCATCCGGCAGAGTCAGCGGGGTATTGCTCGATGA